Within Mongoliitalea daihaiensis, the genomic segment TATCAAAATAAAGATTATATCAAAGCTGGCAGCGGACTTACCATTATCTTCATTGTTCTCACCGTGGCAGTATTTTATCTCTTTTACATTTAGGTAGAGCCTCAAATTCTTACAAGTGTACTATACAATTGCATGTAAAGCGTAGGTCATTTTTCTACTGATACCTACGCTTTACTGTTTAGACATGGTTTAAGCCTTTCAGCAGATAACGCCTGTTTTAGCTCCAAAGACTTGGTAGTTTTGTTACCTCATTAAAAAATTATTTTATTCATGAAACGCCGGCTTACCGTTGTCATTATTTTCTTTGTTTTTTTTCACTCAGGCTTTTCTCAGTCCTTCGAAATAAAAGGAATCGTCAAAGACGAACGGACCAACGATGTGATGCCATTTGTAAATGTACTTTTGCTGGCTGCATCTGATTCTTCGCAGGTAAGTGGGACAGTAACAGACATAGATGGAGGTTTCGAACTTTCTAGTGTTAAAAGAGGCAGTTACTTGTTAAGGGTTCAATTTATTGGTTACAAAGAACTGATCAAGGTAATTGAGTTCTCTGAACAATTGAATTTAGGAAATCTTTACATTCGGGAAGAAGCACAGGATTTAAATGAAGTGGTTGTTCAGGCTAGACGATCCACGGCAACTCAAAAAGGTGACACAACTCTTTTTAACGCAGATGCTTTTAAAACCATGAAGGACGCATCAGCCCAAGCACTGATCGAAAAACTCCCTGGAGTTAGTTCTGATGGTGGAGCTTTGCAGGCACAAGGTGAAAATATAGCCCAGATTCTGATTGATGGTAAGCCTTTTTTCGGAAATGATGTAACTGCTGCTTTACAAAATATTCCTGCTGAAATGATTCAAAGCATTGAAATTTTTGATCAATTATCTGAAAAAGCTCAGTTAAGTGGATTTGATGACGGGGAGCGTCAAAAAACCATCAATATCATCACAAAACCAGATCGCAGAAAAGGGCAATTTGGTAAAACCACCGCAGGTTATGGATCGGAAAATCGGTACCTTGGTGCTGCATCGATCAATATTTTTGATGAGGATACGAGGCTTACCATCACTGGACTCAGCAATAATGTCAACATACTCAATTATTCAGCTGATCCAAACGCACAAACGAACGTAAGTCCGCAAGAAGGAGTAATTACGACCAATCTTATCGGGGCTAATTATACAGACACCTGGGGAGAAAAAATCAAAGTAACAGGAAGTTACACGTTTACGCGAACAGAAAACTTAGGCATTGAAAACAGGGTTCGTGAATTTATTACCTCCAATGAGGAAAATCAGTTTTACCAAGAAAATAGCAGGGATGTCCGAATCAATAATCGGCATCAGGCTAATCTTCGCTTAGAATATCAAATCGATGAAAAAAACAGGATTTTATATATTCCGCGTTTTTCCGCCCGCTTTGAAAATGAAGTTTCTGGATTTGAAGGCCAAACGACGCAAGGCGAAGACTTGATCAATGCTGTAGAAAACTCTCGATTGGGTGAATACGGGGATTTTGACTTATTTAACCGCTTTTATTACAGCCATAAATTTGATAAACCAGGGAGAACATTCACTACCCGATTGAATTTTAGTACCAATTGGAATAAGGACGAATCCACTAGGCAAGCTGTTAATACGTTCTTCAACGAATCAGGGGCTGAGGAAGAAATCCTTGATCAATTGACCACAAGGGATCGCAGAGGAGGATCTTGGAATGTTCGTCTTTCATATACCGAACCTGTGGGAGAAAATGGGCAAATGGAGTTTGAATACTCTATTGGAAACCGGAACGATCGCTCTGATCAGCTTTTGTTTAATGTAATCTCAGAATTAGCACCCAATAATCAGCTACAATTGGATACAGCATTGAGCAATACTTTTGAGAATTCTTTTTTAAGGAATCAGTTTGAATGGGGATATCAGTACAAAAAAGATAATTTCAGGGTTCAGGCTGAACTTGAATATCAAGATGCTCGCTTGGATAACAATCAATTTTTCCCTACTCCTGAGGTATTGAATCGTGTTTTTACTAATTTTTTACCTACTGTGCGTATGGAGTACAAACTGACCCCGAGAACCAATATTCAGTTGGACTACGATACTTACACTAACGAACCCAATGTAGGGCAGCTGCAAGCAGCTATCAATAATAATAATCCCCTGCAATTGCGCACAGGAAACCCTAATCTCGATCAGGCATTTACCAATCAATTTAGACTTCGGTTTAGAAGCAATAATCCAGATAAGGATCAAAACTGGTTTTTGTTTGCTCAATCAAGAATGACCAATAACTTCATTTCCAACAGTACTTTTATTGCCGATAGTCCGATTGATATTGGCAATGGAATCATACTGCAACAAGGTGCACAGTTGAACCGACCAATAAATTTAGATGGATTTAGGGAGTTTCGTTCGTGGTTTAGTTACGGGATGCCGTTGGGTTTTATAAAATCAAACCTCAGCTTAAATACCGGCTTAGGAATCACTCAACGCCCTGGTCAGGTGAATGATGAAATAGGCTTCAATAATTCCAACCGATACAGTGCAGGGTTCAATATCAGTAGCAACATCAGTGAAAATATTGACTTTAATTTATGGTCAAGGTCTTCCTATAATCAGGTTAACAACACCCTTAACCCACGATTAAGTAATGATTTTTTTCAGCAACGCTTCCGTGTCAATTTCAATTGGATCATCTGGAAAGGAATTATCTACCGAATGGATGTCAATCATCAAATAAATAATGGTTTAGCAGATGGCTTCGACGCAACCTTCACATTGGTCAATATGAGTTTGGGCAAAAAACTCTTTAAAAATGAGCGGGGAGAAATCAGCATCATGGTATACGATTTACTCGGACAGAATGCAAATGTTAGAAGAAGGATTACGGAAACGTATATTGAGGATTTCCAATCTAATGTACTCCAACGGTACGCAATGCTAACTTTTACATATAATCTGAGAAGATTTAGCAAGGGATTGCAAGAAAAAGAAGTACAAGAAATGTTCTCAGGTAATTAAATTATTAATCCAATCTTCAAAAATCTACTTATAAACAAGTTTTTTTTGTTTTCAAGTTGCAGAGATGACTCTTGTCTAGACAAGTATTTTTTTTTTATATTTGACGAAACTTAATTATCAATGCGCTTTCATTGGATTTTTATTTTGCTTGTATACTTTATTAGTTCTTTTGTAACTTTTACTGGTACTTTTAACAATGCTTATGGTCAGGAAAACAATGTTTATGGTCAGGAGCATTCTAAGGCAGCTGATAGTCTGTATCAACAACTGAATCAAACTACTGATCAAAAGAGTCGACTAGAAATACTATCAGCATTTGTTCGAGAAATTCATTATTCGGATAGCGCACAAGGATATTACTTGGAAGCCATAGAATTAGCCAAAAACCTCAATAATCCAACGCTGCTCGCACAAAATCTTACAAGGTTAGGTGTGTATTATAGAAACAACAATCTACAAGATCTAGCTATATTAAATTATGAAGAAGCATTAAAGGTCAGTCAGAAGGCTAATGATCTTTTGCAAATGGGACATGCATTAAATAGTATAGGCCAGATTTATTATTACCAAGATTTGTTTGAGGAGGCCTTGAAGTATTACGAGCAGTCAGGTGAATATTTTCAACAAATCAATGATTTGGATGGCACAGCCTATAATCTTACGGGCAAAAGCTTGGTTTTAGGGAGTTTAGGAAGATATCTTGAAGCATTGGAAGCTATAGATGATGCCATTTCTATTCGAAGTAAAAGAGGAAACGGACGTCAATTAATCGTTTCAAGATTCAATAAGGCACAGCTTTTATTGGATATGGGAGATTATCAATCGGCACGAAAGGATATTATTGCCTTATATGAATATGGGAAACAAAATGACTTGGTCAGGGCTTTACAAGCTTTGGAAAAACTTGCGGAAATCGAATTAAAAACGACTAATTTTTCGAGTGTTAAAAGAATTGTAGACGAAGCAATTGAACTAAATCAAGAAAAGCCAAATCGAGAATCTATTATTGCGATCCTTATAACAGGTATAGAGGTAGCAAGGATTGAAAATAACCTAGAAAGATTAAGCTATCTACAAAATCTGCTAGCTAATGAAAAAGAGCTTTTGAATACGCAAAAGACCCGAGAGTATTTAGCCAAATTAACTATTCAACGTCAAAAGCTTGAGATTGATCAATTGAATCGAGAGAATGAATTGATTTTAAAAGCTGAAAAATTCCAGAATTATATCTTTATTTTATTCTTAGCAATATCAATTATTCTATTCATAATAGTTATTATATACAAACGCTATTTGAATTACCATAGGGAATTGAATCAAAAGCTTAAAATCCAGAAAATTAAAATGGAAGTTCAGGCCGAAGAACTTTTCAAAACGAATCGCATCAAAGATAAGATCTTAAGTATTCTGGCGCATGATTTACGGGGACCTTTGCATTCTTTACAAGGAATGTTGGACTTAGTGAATATTAAGTCTTTGACTCAGGAAGAGTTTCAAGAATATGCGCCTAAAATTTCTCTGGATTTGGGAAATAATGTGTTACTCTTGGAAAACCTTCTCTTGTGGTCAAAAAATCAACTGAAAGGAACTAAAAGCGAAAAATCTACTTTTGACATTTATCAATTGATAGAGAAAAATTTTGAGATTATACGATCTTCCAATAATTACAAGGGGCAGGAATTGATTAATTCGATCAGGCCTCAAACAACCCTGCTTGCAGATAAAAATACCATAGAAATAGTTCTTCGCAATCTCTTGAACAATGCTATTAAGTTTACAAAATCAGAAGATCAAGTTTCTGTGAATTTCAGAGATTTTGATGGGTATTATTGGATTTGTGTGGAAGACCAAGGAATTGGAATGACGGATGAAACTAAAAATAAGCTTTTCAAGAATGATTTTTTCACCACTTTGGGTACCAACCAAGAAGGAGGGACAGGGTTAGGTTTAATGATTTCAAGAGAATTGATAGAACGCAATAAGGGCAAAATTTGGGTAGAAAGCGAAGAAGGTAAAGGCTCTAAATTTATTTTTACAATCCCTAAAAATTAATCATGTTTTGATTGCATCCAATGGGATTAATTTGCTCTCCAAAAATAGGGCGTAAATAAAACCAAAATAGTAAACAGCTCTAATCTTCCAAGAAGCATCAGAAAAGATAAAAAGATTTTAGCTACTGGATCAAAAAAAGCAAAATTATCGGTGGGTCCAACCATGCCAATAGCAGGACCTACATTGCCCAAACAGGTGGCTACAGCGCCAAAAGAAGTTACCAAGTCATAACCCAAAATGGAGATTACTATGGAGCCAAAAACAAAAATCATCAAATAAATCAGTAAAAAAGTCATGATGTGGGTGATGATCTTACCTGTCACACGGTCTCCATTGATTTTTAAAGGTATTACAGCTCTCGGATGTACGATCCTCTTGAATTCTAGGTAAGAGTTTTTAAAGAACGTTAAATGCCTTACAAATTTGATGCCTCCTGATGTGGAGCCGGCTGAGGCACCTAAAAATAATAACATGAAAAAAACCAAAGTAACTCCTGAATGATAACTTGTATAATCATCTGTAATATAACCTGTTGTTGTAACGAGAGATACTACTTGAAATAGGGAGTCTCGGAATGATTGCTCGATGGATTGCTGGCCATAAAAATAAATAGGTACGGCCAGCAATACCGATAAAATTATTAGCGTAAACATATACGCTTTAAATTCATCGGATTTCCAAACCTTGCTCCATTTTCCTCTCAGTCCAAAATACGTGATGGTAAAGTTCGTTCCTGCGAGAAACATAAAAACTATTGCCGTATACTGAATAAGCGGATTAGTATAATAAGCCATTGAATCATTTTTGGTGGAAAAGCCACCCGTTGCCATCGTCGTCAATCCATGATTAAACGCATCAAAAAATGTCATTCCTTCGATAAAGTACAACACAATGACTGTTACCGTTAAGCCTACATAAATTAACCAAAGACGTTTGGCCGTTTCACGAATCCGAGGATGCAACTTATCCGATGTAGGACCAGGTGATTCTGCTACAAAAAGCTCAATGCCACCAATTCCCAATAATGGGAAAATTGCAACAGTTAATACGATAATCCCCAATCCACCGATCCATTGAGTCATGGACCTCCAAAAAAGGATTCCTTCGGGAATAGATTCAATATCTGTTAAGGTTGTAGCACCTGTGGTGGTTAGTCCAGAAATCGTTTCAAACACTGCATCTGTCCAAGATAAGGGCTGATCCATCATCAAGTAGGGAATCATACCAAAAATTGACATGAATATCCAACTTAAACTCACAATCAGATAACCTTCTCGTTTTCGTATATTTTGATCTTGCTTGGAAAAAGAAAAGAATAATATTCCTCCAACGGTCAATGATGCTAGTGCTGCTGATATCAGGGCTTGTTGATCTCCTGAATTATAAAAAAAAGAAAAGCCAATTCCAGGTAGCATGAGTACAGCTAGCAGCATTAATAAGCCCCCCATTATTTTGGCAATTTCCTTGTAATGAATCATATCAATGAAACAGTTTTTCTAAAGCATATTTTGCCTCTGGCAAGGTTAGAATGATAACCTGATCATGCAACTTTAACTCAAAATTACCATCTGGAATAAACACATCCTCCCCTCTAATCACACCTGCTACAATAGCGGAAGTGGGGAAATGTAGTTCCTTGAGCGGATATTTGGTAACCCGATTACTTTTGGTGATTTCATATTGAATGATCTCGGCATCTACGCCATAAATACCAGAAATGGATTCAATTTTTCCTTTTCTTAGGTAACGCGTAATTTCATTGGCAGCTACCAATTTTTTATTGATCAAGGAATCTACTCCGATACTATGTGAGATATGAATGTATTCCCGAGTATCTACGTGTGCAATGGTCTTGTAGACACCATGGTTTTTGGCAGATAGAGAGGTAATGATATTGGTTTCCGAGGATTCGGTTAAGGATATAAATGCATCCATTTCCTCCAATCCTTCTTCTATCAATAACTCAATATTTTTATAATCTCCATGAATAACCAAGGTATCATTGAGTCGCTCAGCAAGCCATTTACAACGTTCTTTTTCTTTGTGAACTAAAGTGACTCGGTAATCTTTTTCTAGCTTAAGAGCGGTAGTGTATGCCATGTCTTCCCCACCAATGATCATTACTCTTGAAATACTGATTTTTTGTTGCCCTACCAATTCAATAATGGATGATACGGCCCTTTTATGGGAAATGAAAAAAACATGGTCATTGTTTCTGATAAAGGTATTGCCACGTGGGATAATGGTCAGTTGGTCTCGAACAATCGCAATAATCTTGATATCCTCAAATAAAGGATTGTGTCTCATTTCAGAGATTTGCTTATTCACCAAGCTACAACTCTGATCCAAAGGAATGCCTACCACATTCAATTTACCTCCTTCAAACTCAAATACCTCCGTAAACGTAGAGTTTTTCATCATGCGGAAGATTTCCCCACTACATAATACCGTTGGGGAAATTAGGTTATCTATTCCTAAATTTTTGAAATAAATTTCATGCTCAGGGTTTAAGTACTCATGGTTTCTAACCCTAGCAATAACACGCTTGGCTCCTAATTGCTTGGCTAAAGTGGCGGCAATAATATTGGTCTTTTCAGAAGTAGTTACTGCCATAAACATACTGGCATTTCGTACATCTGCATTCTTGAGCACATCAAAAGAAGTGACATCGCCCAAGACTGATAAAACATCTAAATGAGCAGAAGCGTTATCCAATACGTCTTTGTCCTGATCAATGAGGATAATATTTTTGTTTTCGAAGCTTAATTGTTGGGCTAAATGATATCCCATATCTCCTGCTCCTGCTATAACGATGTTCATCCCCATTGACGTAATACTCTGAAATTCAATTTTATAAAAATAATTCTGAGATTGATGCCCGAAAGGTAGAAGGATTTCTACTAATCTCCCAAAAAATGTCTTAAAATCGATTCATGATTCTACTTACAAAAGCTTTCAAGGTATTTATCTGCTTCTTTCCTCCCAAGGGAAGAGGCTAATACCCAGTCTGCACATGCGTTGGAACGTTGATTTGTTTTATAATGACAAAAGCCTCGATTGGTCAAAACATCGGCATTTTTAGGGTTGAGTTTGAGGGCATAATCATAATTGGGGATGGCTTTGGCATGTTGATTGGCTTTGAGGTAGCAATTGCCTCTATTAAAATGATATGCCCACACCAATGGATAATCCTCCCCATTGATTTTACTGTATGCAATAGCTTCCGAGTACGCATTGATGGCCTCTTGAAGCCGTCCATTCTTTTGAAGAATATTGCCCAAGTAATAGGCCAATTCATCATTTTCCTCAAAAATGGTCAACCCTTTCCGAAGTACGGCCACTGTTTGGTCTGTTTTGGCTGGTAATTGACTGCCTGCTTTATACAAATTAAGGTATGCAAAAAGAAAGGATGGGTCTGAATCTATGACTTTTTCAAGTAATCGAAATGCAGATTCATAATTGCCCTTATTCATCATATCAATGGCAGTATTGGATATGACGATGGAATTATCCCGCTCTTCTGCATCAATTTCAAAATATTGCTGAGCATTTGCTCCAACATTTATCAGGATTGAAAGCCATAAGCAATAAAAAACCTTACTCAACTGATTCATATTATTCTTTTCATGGACAATTGTATCAAAGTCGGCTGAGAACAAAGTTTTTTCCATTGTGATAAAAAATATGATCCCCAACCATTTTCGAAGTTAAGGATTTAGGTAAAGAAATTCCAAATCTTTTTGCTGAACTCTTAAAGTCTTTCTCAAATCTTTTTTTCAAAAAATCAATTCGTGTACAATCGGTACCATACCGAATACTATCAATCAATCCATCAAAATCTGACCCAATACAAAGTGTCTGCAAGAGCATTTTCTCCACACCTGCTAATCCATCCCACTGTTGGGCCAAGCGTGTGGCGTGCAATACATTTGCCATAAAATGTAAGAATTGAGTGTAGTGACCCGCTGAACCTTTTCCCCCGATTATTGGATGTAAATTATGATAATTTAAGCAATCATCAAACCAAGAATCCGCTCTTTGGGCCTGTAAACCTAATCTTGAAAATTCATCTAATGAAAAGAATTCTGTATCTGTAAGCAATTTGTAAGAATGACCCTTGTGCGTAAACTCTTTTACATAGGGCAACGCTTGATTATGGTTGTGCAAACCAAATAAACTTACATAACCCAATATCCTAGCATCCAAAGAAATTCCTAGCAGTCCACTGGAATCGTAAATTTGTTTAACATCCTCATCATACAAGTTGATACTCGAACAATTAAATCCAACCGTTCCGAAGAGATTATTCTTTGCAGCGATTGGCTTCGCTAAGGTAACTTGCATGTGTTCTATATCTTCCACAGCATTTGCAACTTTAACTTTGGAACGAACCAGCTGAGCGTCAATGATGTGATTTTGATATGAATTAGAAGATCCTTCAAATGGGATACCTGCCAACCCCGCATGCGTACAAAGAATGGGTGAATCCATCGAATTACTATCGCGATGCGCATACAAATCCTTACGAGCTTGAACACTTAAATGCTTGATATCGGTACAAATTGAATGGTGTTCCAAAAGGTGAATCGCACGAATTCCCAGTGGTCTAAAACCGTTGCCAGTAGGCCTTAAAGGAACATCATCTAAACCCATGGCACGCATGCCATCCATCGCATAAGCCTGATTAGCAAACAATTGATTTTCGTTATCAATATGTGTGATGGTAGAAGACACTATCTTGGCACCTTGGGATTGAATCATTTGAATAGATGAACCTATATCAGCTAAAATACTGGAAGATTCTGTTAACGAGGTATTACTTCGTAAGCAATGCAATCCTTCCACTGCGAAGACAAGATTCAGTGTCTCTGGGGAGGTATCAAAGCTATCTTTAGTACTTAGAAAGTTAACTTTACCAGCAGTATTTGGCTCTTTAAGTAACTTCAAATCTTCCAAAAGAATTTTAAAATGATTATCTGTTGAAATCAATGATTCCAATCGTTTGCCGGAAAGAATCTTACCAAACCATACCCTATCGATGATATTTCTGAATTCAGGATGTTCATACAAAGCCTTCAATAAATCTTTATCCGGTGAGTACAAAGACATCAAGCATAGATCGTACTTACTTTGTATCAATTGGGTCAATGAGGACTGTGAACGAAGCGTTCCCTCAATAAAGTTCTTGAGAAAAAACAAGGTAACTTTCCCCCTAAACCCAGAAAAATTAGAAGAATAATCTCTGGTGCTTAAGGTGTCCCAAGCTGAAACATCTTTAGTATTACTTGCAAAATGGTGCTTTAGGGTGGCGTGTAAATGAGAGTCAAAAAACTTTTCCATCGTTTAAAGATTTAATGACCTTTAATTTAATGATTTACAAGCAAAATAAAAATTTCCTCTCTTTGCTAAACTTGAAATAGTCAAAGAAAACGCATAGCGCATACCGGATACCCTGATGAGGTAATATTAAGTATATTACACTCCTCGAAAAAAATAAACCGTCAAAAACCTGTACAAATTGGCACACGAAGGTGACGCTATTCCAACAACTTCCTCGCTTCTTCTTCCGGTAATTCTTCCACTTCTCGCAGTTTGCGCTGAATGACTCGGGTACGGGTCCCGACAAGATTATCTAGGTCGGCGTGTGCATCAAATATTTTCTTTTGAGCTTTGGTTATCAAGTCACTAAACTTACTAAATTCAAGTTTCACAGCACCTAACACTTTCCAAACTTCGGCACTTCTCTGCTGAATTGCCAAAGTTCTGAAACCCATCTGCAAAGAATTCAACAAAGCAGCCAAGGTCGTGGGCCCAGTAAGTATCACTTTATAATCCCGCTGCAAGGCATGTGTCAAGGCAGGTTCACGGATGATTTCGGCATACAAACTCTCCATTGGTAAAAATAGCATGGCAAAGTCAGTAGTATGCGGTGGATGTATGTATTTGGAACTAATGTCCTGTGCAGCTTTTCGAATGGCTTTGAATAAATCCGCACGGGCAATATCTACAGCTGCTTTATCACCGATATCATAGGCATCTAATAAGCGATAGTAGGTTTCCTGAGGAAACTTAGCGTCAATCGGAAGATAGACGGAATCGCTTTCATCCGAACCAGGCATTTTGACAGCAAATTCAACCCGCTCTGCACTTCCAGGCTTCACTGCCACATTCAAGGCGTACTGATCGGGTGAAAGGATATTTTCCAAAATGCTTTGCAACTGATACTCCCCTAACACTCCCCTACTCTTCACATTACTCAATACCCGTTTTAAATCCCCTACTCCCGTAGCCAATTGCTGCATTTCTCCTAAGCCTTTTTGAACAATCAGTAACTGTTTGGTAACAATCTCAAATGATTGTCCTAAACGAGTTTCCAAAGTTTTTTGGAGTTTTTCATCGACGGTTTCCCTCATTTTCTCCAATTGTTGCTCAGTACTGCTGAGAAGCTTTTCTTGCTTCAGGATAAGTTCTTGAAATTTTTCCCGCTGCAATTCATTAAATTCCTTTACATTTTCTCGGAACAGGATACCAAACTCGGCTATTGATTGTTGTTGCTCTTTACTTTGAGCCCGCAATTGATCGAAAACAAGGGAAAATTGCTGCACAATACTTCCTTGGATTTCCGTACGGTTGGCTTGCGCTTGTTGTGCCAATGAACTACTCAATTCCTGCAAGCGTGACTCTAAGTCCCGTTTATCGGCATTTTTACGAAGCAATAGAAAATACAGCCCAGCATTCAAAAGGATGAGCATTAATAACAAAACAGGCGTTAACAAATCAAGGGACATGGCTGAAATATTTTGGACTGTTAAGGTAGTCCGTATCCAGCTGTATGCCTAGAAAAGATAAATAATCTATGACAGTCTCTGTCGGGATTTCTTCCATTGGAACATGACCGGCCGATGGATATACTTTTAATGTGGATTGGGGTAATTTGGCATGCATGGCCTCCCCTGCTCTTAAAGGAATCCAAGAGTCCAAGGCTCCCCACATAATCAATACAGGCATAGTAATGTTATCCCATTCGATATCATAGGGTTTGCGGGTAGTCAATCGCTCCAATGTTGCCTGCCGATTACCTTCACGCAACATCATGTCGTAATAGCGTGCTACCATTTCGTCCGTGATTTTGCTTTCATCCCCAAAAACTTGCTTCAAATTCATTTTGAACAAAAACTTGGGTGTAAACTTGGTAATCATTTTCCCAAAAATAGGATGCTTCACCAAAGAAAAAATGGAAAAACTGGAGTTTCGCTCATTTTTTACCGCAGGCTTCGATTCGGAAGTCTCAGCGGGTCTTGGTGTACTCGGTGCACCGGCAGCATCTACTAAATTGAGCGTCAAAATTCGTTCAGGATGATCAGAAGCCATTTTCAGGGCTACTGCACCCCCCATTGAATTACCTGCTATGTGAAATTCTTCTATCCCTAACTGGTCGGCTATTCTAAGAACCAAGCTAGCATAATCGGCAATTCCATACCGCTGCAAAGCATCTGGACCCGTCAATCCATGACCTGGCAAATCCATGGAGATGGTCATGAAATAAGGACTCAAATCCTCTTCCCACGCTGTCCAAGTATGAAGAGATGCAAAACTGCCATGAATCAAAAAAATTGGTTCTCCCTCCCCTTTAACACGAACATGGACATTGATGTCATCTACTTTCAGGAAATAAGAACTTTCATCCGTAT encodes:
- a CDS encoding alpha/beta fold hydrolase, which codes for MQTGKLYPRTFTDLNLMLFKRILKGVAYSILVILILIAAILMVFYSKDKPLVQLLEKYTDESSYFLKVDDINVHVRVKGEGEPIFLIHGSFASLHTWTAWEEDLSPYFMTISMDLPGHGLTGPDALQRYGIADYASLVLRIADQLGIEEFHIAGNSMGGAVALKMASDHPERILTLNLVDAAGAPSTPRPAETSESKPAVKNERNSSFSIFSLVKHPIFGKMITKFTPKFLFKMNLKQVFGDESKITDEMVARYYDMMLREGNRQATLERLTTRKPYDIEWDNITMPVLIMWGALDSWIPLRAGEAMHAKLPQSTLKVYPSAGHVPMEEIPTETVIDYLSFLGIQLDTDYLNSPKYFSHVP
- a CDS encoding DNA recombination protein RmuC, encoding MSLDLLTPVLLLMLILLNAGLYFLLLRKNADKRDLESRLQELSSSLAQQAQANRTEIQGSIVQQFSLVFDQLRAQSKEQQQSIAEFGILFRENVKEFNELQREKFQELILKQEKLLSSTEQQLEKMRETVDEKLQKTLETRLGQSFEIVTKQLLIVQKGLGEMQQLATGVGDLKRVLSNVKSRGVLGEYQLQSILENILSPDQYALNVAVKPGSAERVEFAVKMPGSDESDSVYLPIDAKFPQETYYRLLDAYDIGDKAAVDIARADLFKAIRKAAQDISSKYIHPPHTTDFAMLFLPMESLYAEIIREPALTHALQRDYKVILTGPTTLAALLNSLQMGFRTLAIQQRSAEVWKVLGAVKLEFSKFSDLITKAQKKIFDAHADLDNLVGTRTRVIQRKLREVEELPEEEARKLLE